The Sinorhizobium fredii USDA 257 region CAGACGATCGTGCTCGGCAACATCCTCGCCATCACCCCGGCCGACACGCTGCAGCTCGCCATCATCGGCATCGTTTCGCTCCTGATCCTGTCGGCGAAATGGAAAGACCTGATGGTGACCTTCTTCGACGAAAGCCACGCCCGTTCGATCGGCATCAACACGACGCTCATCAAGGTGCTGTTTTTCACGCTGCTCTCGGCTTGCACCGTGGCGGCACTTCAGACGGTCGGCGCCTTTCTCGTAATCGCCATGGTCGTGACGCCCGGCGCCACCGCCTATCTGCTCACCGACCGCTTCCCCCGCCTCATCCTGATCAGCATCGTGATTGGCGCCCTGACGAGCTTCGTCGGCGCCTATGCGAGCTATTTCCTCGATGGTGCAACCGGCGGCATCATCATCGTGCTGCAGACTGCGATCTTCCTGCTCGCCTTCGTGCTTGCTCCGAAACATGGGCTGCTCGCCGCGCGCCGCCGCGCATCCGAGGCGCTGGAGACCGCATGATGCCATCGCTCGATATGCTCCTTGCCGTCTTCGAATTCGAGTTCATGCGCAACGCCCTGCTGATCTCGGTTCTGGTCGCGATCCCGACGGCGATGCTCTCCTGCTTCCTGGTGCTGAAGGGTTGGTCGCTGATGGGCGACGCGATCTCGCATGCGGTTTTCCCGGGCGTCGTCCTCTCCTACATCGTCGGCCTGCCGCTTGCCGTCGGCGCCTTCGCCGCCGGCATGTGCTGCGCGCTACTCACCGGCTATCTCAAGGAAAACAGCCGCATCAAGCAGGACACGGTGATGGGCGTCGTCTTTTCCGGCATGTTCGGCCTTGGCCTGGTGCTCTACACCAGCATCC contains the following coding sequences:
- a CDS encoding metal ABC transporter permease translates to MIALLAEPFTYGYMLNAMWVSALVGAVCAFLSAYLMLKGWSLIGDALSHSIVPGVAGAYMLGLPFSLGAFFSGALAAAAMLFLNQRTRLKEDTIIGLIFTSFFGLGLFMVSLSPTSVNIQTIVLGNILAITPADTLQLAIIGIVSLLILSAKWKDLMVTFFDESHARSIGINTTLIKVLFFTLLSACTVAALQTVGAFLVIAMVVTPGATAYLLTDRFPRLILISIVIGALTSFVGAYASYFLDGATGGIIIVLQTAIFLLAFVLAPKHGLLAARRRASEALETA